One genomic region from Desulfurella amilsii encodes:
- the lepB gene encoding signal peptidase I produces MSKKFWDWTKSILIALIIALFIRTFFIEAFKIPSGSMEPTLLPGDYILVNKISYGIKIPFTHDFLWKGKDPKVGDIVVFRYPPDPSVHFIKRCMGVPGDTVQIINRQVYINDKKVNEPYAYFSSTTIYPRNTQIPGITTPYGSRDNWGPVKVPPHEYFMMGDNRDNSYDSRFWGFVPRYDITGEPFIIYFSIYDWKVNFNRILKIINTNAQDGR; encoded by the coding sequence ATGTCAAAAAAATTTTGGGATTGGACAAAATCGATACTTATTGCATTAATTATTGCACTTTTTATTAGAACATTTTTTATTGAAGCTTTTAAAATTCCATCTGGTTCAATGGAGCCTACACTTTTGCCTGGTGATTATATACTTGTAAATAAAATATCCTATGGCATTAAAATACCATTTACGCACGATTTTTTATGGAAAGGTAAAGACCCGAAAGTGGGTGATATTGTAGTTTTTAGGTATCCACCAGACCCTAGCGTGCATTTTATCAAGCGATGTATGGGCGTACCAGGCGATACAGTGCAGATAATAAATAGGCAGGTTTATATAAATGACAAAAAAGTTAATGAACCTTATGCTTATTTTTCAAGCACAACTATTTATCCAAGGAATACACAGATACCAGGTATAACAACACCTTATGGCTCAAGGGATAATTGGGGCCCTGTTAAAGTACCGCCGCACGAATACTTTATGATGGGTGACAATAGAGACAACTCGTATGACTCAAGATTTTGGGGTTTTGTGCCTCGCTATGATATTACTGGCGAGCCTTTTATTATTTATTTTTCAATTTATGATTGGAAAGTCAATTTTAATAGAATCCTAAAAATAATCAATACAAATGCACAAGATGGCAGATAA
- a CDS encoding CDP-alcohol phosphatidyltransferase family protein — MADKFFNEKIINWPNSLSFFRIILIAPIIYLLLNEFYKQAFFVLFIASITDFLDGFLARKLNQTTLIGKLLDPLADKILINYAFLLFTIKGNIPQFLWITVFFKDTILIVGSLVILTYNKENVIKSSYVGKFATFFQILLLLYVLLDKLYILQNGKLLNALVYVTFLFSILALLHYIKKALYLIKT; from the coding sequence ATGGCAGATAAGTTTTTCAATGAAAAGATTATAAACTGGCCAAACAGTCTATCGTTTTTCAGGATTATACTCATTGCGCCTATAATTTATTTGCTTTTAAATGAATTTTATAAACAAGCATTTTTTGTGTTATTTATAGCATCAATAACGGACTTCTTAGATGGTTTTCTGGCAAGAAAATTAAATCAAACTACCCTAATAGGCAAGCTTCTTGACCCGCTTGCAGATAAAATTTTGATTAATTATGCGTTTTTGCTTTTTACAATAAAAGGTAATATACCGCAGTTCTTGTGGATAACTGTTTTTTTTAAGGATACAATACTAATTGTAGGTAGTCTTGTAATTTTAACCTATAACAAAGAGAATGTTATTAAAAGCTCTTATGTAGGTAAATTTGCCACATTTTTCCAAATTTTACTTTTATTGTATGTTTTATTGGATAAACTTTATATTTTGCAAAACGGAAAGCTCTTAAATGCTCTTGTGTATGTGACTTTTTTGTTTTCAATACTTGCCCTGTTGCATTATATAAAAAAAGCTTTATATTTAATCAAAACTTAG
- a CDS encoding YgaP family membrane protein, with protein MKKNVGGLDQKIRYAVGAGLILCGLFKKKALIVPGAMVIATAILQKCTLYDLIGVNTYEQSSQSDN; from the coding sequence ATGAAAAAAAATGTTGGCGGACTTGACCAAAAAATTAGATATGCAGTGGGTGCTGGCCTGATTCTTTGTGGTTTGTTTAAAAAGAAAGCGTTAATTGTTCCTGGGGCTATGGTTATTGCTACGGCAATATTGCAAAAATGCACATTGTATGATTTAATTGGTGTAAATACCTATGAACAATCAAGCCAATCAGATAATTAG
- a CDS encoding aminopeptidase → MNNQANQIIRKILKNNMGLKPNERCLVFTDLLNEEVDEKQKLRRKKLPLIAKAFFEEASSIAKALYFEYLSLGSPANEPPFELWEIAFGKPCTKEFEHLKGKILAKTLSNEEKIFIESAVKQKNESVDVVVALPNYSTSHTFFRKLLTNTCGARFASMPLFDEDMLFGPLSIDLEGLKDNTLRVYEVVKGANIIKINAKNATQIEFNIEGREFLADYGLLDKPGSFGNLPAGEVFIAPNEGKTNGYFVAEFGPTFKFNNNLCFVIKDGYVREIIGSDNYAHTLEGIIKKYPQAANIAELGIGTNKKAKDPLNILEAEKIYKTIHMALGDNSSFGGEVCVPFHQDFVLFEPNVIIIKDNKSEYLNFD, encoded by the coding sequence ATGAACAATCAAGCCAATCAGATAATTAGAAAAATTTTAAAAAACAATATGGGCCTAAAGCCCAACGAAAGGTGTTTGGTATTTACCGATCTGCTAAACGAAGAAGTTGATGAAAAGCAAAAATTACGCAGGAAAAAACTTCCTTTAATTGCTAAGGCTTTTTTCGAAGAAGCAAGCTCAATTGCAAAAGCATTGTATTTTGAGTATCTCTCATTGGGCTCACCTGCAAATGAGCCGCCTTTTGAGTTGTGGGAGATTGCTTTTGGCAAACCTTGCACAAAAGAGTTTGAACACTTAAAAGGCAAGATACTAGCCAAAACTCTAAGCAATGAAGAAAAAATTTTTATAGAAAGCGCAGTCAAGCAAAAAAATGAATCTGTTGATGTTGTAGTTGCCTTGCCAAACTACTCAACAAGCCATACTTTTTTTAGAAAGCTTTTAACAAATACTTGTGGCGCAAGGTTTGCTAGTATGCCTTTGTTTGACGAAGATATGCTGTTTGGCCCTTTAAGCATAGACTTAGAAGGATTAAAAGATAACACGCTTAGGGTATATGAAGTTGTAAAAGGCGCTAATATTATAAAAATTAACGCTAAAAACGCTACACAAATAGAATTCAACATCGAAGGTAGAGAGTTTTTAGCCGACTATGGTCTTTTGGATAAACCGGGTAGTTTTGGCAACTTGCCAGCTGGTGAGGTATTTATTGCACCAAACGAAGGCAAGACGAATGGTTATTTTGTTGCTGAATTTGGTCCCACATTTAAATTTAATAATAATTTGTGTTTTGTTATTAAAGATGGCTATGTAAGAGAAATCATAGGTAGTGATAATTACGCACATACACTTGAAGGCATAATTAAAAAGTATCCCCAAGCAGCCAATATAGCTGAGCTTGGCATTGGTACAAATAAAAAAGCAAAAGATCCGCTTAATATACTCGAAGCCGAAAAAATTTACAAAACAATTCACATGGCTTTGGGAGATAACTCTTCTTTTGGCGGAGAAGTATGCGTACCGTTTCATCAAGATTTTGTACTGTTTGAACCAAATGTTATTATTATAAAAGATAATAAATCTGAATATTTGAACTTTGACTAA
- a CDS encoding methyl-accepting chemotaxis protein, which translates to MSFKTKMVLYGILSVLIFVGLFGIYAIYWNLNLEKNEINSTKDLIITYNKKNLVSLVDSASSMIQRPYERYKKGELSFDEAKTIALDWVRRVKYGNDNYIFVVSKDGTLLADNTDPSLEGKNVLDFKDANSKYIFRDMISTALKNGSGYVSYMFKNPATNKVDEKLTYVKYDKDFGFILGTGFYLSSLNKDLQEQRSLIIKDMISSMIVSAIIVVFIIIVVALIGIWLAKKLIAPLNRINSTVSTLAKGGGDLTIVLPKQSNDEFGELTDHLNKFISTLKGIVQEILSEATEVQSSTNSLASSAAQISASSEQVSSNTKEISHATEDTANALSGIARSTEDIRVSSDEAKEITDKMVKEIQLNVEAIRELSNSISEASLDVNDLGEASKKVGDILKIINDITDQINLLALNAAIEAARAGEHGRGFAVVADEIRKLAEKTQKATDEVAAIIKSIQEKTSKVVSVMNQTQSDTQQKADAIAQTQDSVQTVSDKIANVSDQVNSLSAATQELSSTVSELEMQVKEISKAQEENAKAVESISANAQNLKTISDGLLSVVGKFKT; encoded by the coding sequence ATGAGTTTTAAAACAAAAATGGTTTTATACGGTATATTAAGTGTTTTGATTTTTGTTGGTTTGTTTGGCATATATGCGATTTATTGGAATTTAAATTTAGAAAAAAATGAAATTAACTCAACAAAAGACTTAATTATTACTTATAACAAAAAAAATCTTGTTTCTCTTGTAGATTCTGCATCTTCTATGATTCAGCGCCCTTACGAAAGGTATAAAAAAGGCGAGTTGAGCTTTGATGAGGCTAAAACCATTGCCCTAGACTGGGTTAGAAGGGTAAAGTATGGCAACGATAACTATATATTTGTTGTAAGTAAAGACGGCACACTGCTTGCCGATAATACTGATCCTTCTTTGGAAGGTAAAAATGTTTTAGACTTTAAAGATGCCAATAGTAAATACATTTTTAGAGACATGATATCCACCGCTTTAAAAAATGGCTCTGGTTATGTGTCGTATATGTTTAAAAATCCTGCTACTAATAAGGTTGATGAAAAACTTACATATGTTAAATATGACAAAGATTTTGGTTTTATATTAGGTACAGGCTTTTACCTTTCCAGTTTAAATAAGGACTTACAAGAACAAAGAAGCTTGATAATCAAGGATATGATTTCTTCTATGATCGTTTCTGCTATCATTGTAGTGTTTATTATTATTGTAGTAGCACTAATTGGTATATGGCTTGCAAAGAAACTTATAGCACCCCTAAATAGAATAAACTCCACTGTCTCCACACTTGCTAAAGGCGGAGGTGATTTAACTATTGTACTGCCCAAGCAGTCAAATGATGAGTTTGGTGAGCTCACAGATCACTTAAACAAATTTATCTCTACGCTTAAAGGTATAGTGCAAGAGATACTATCAGAAGCTACAGAGGTTCAATCTTCCACAAACTCACTTGCATCATCTGCAGCTCAAATCTCTGCATCCAGTGAGCAGGTCTCATCAAACACAAAAGAGATATCACATGCAACAGAAGATACAGCAAACGCCCTATCCGGCATAGCCCGCTCTACAGAAGACATAAGGGTATCATCCGATGAAGCAAAAGAGATTACAGACAAGATGGTAAAAGAAATCCAGCTCAATGTAGAAGCAATCCGAGAGCTATCCAATTCTATCTCAGAAGCAAGTCTTGATGTAAATGACCTTGGAGAAGCTTCAAAGAAAGTAGGAGACATTCTAAAGATAATAAACGATATAACAGATCAGATAAACCTCCTTGCGCTGAACGCTGCCATTGAAGCGGCCCGTGCAGGTGAGCACGGCAGAGGCTTTGCAGTAGTTGCAGATGAGATCAGAAAGCTTGCAGAAAAAACACAAAAAGCTACAGACGAAGTGGCAGCAATCATAAAATCCATACAGGAAAAAACTTCAAAAGTAGTAAGCGTTATGAATCAAACCCAATCAGATACACAACAAAAAGCAGATGCCATTGCCCAAACTCAAGACAGTGTCCAGACAGTATCAGATAAAATCGCCAATGTTTCAGATCAGGTAAACTCCCTGTCTGCTGCAACACAGGAGCTTTCTTCTACAGTCTCAGAGCTTGAGATGCAGGTAAAAGAAATCAGCAAAGCTCAAGAAGAAAATGCAAAGGCAGTAGAGTCTATCTCAGCTAATGCCCAAAACCTAAAGACAATATCTGATGGTCTGTTATCTGTTGTAGGTAAGTTTAAGACTTGA
- a CDS encoding LysE family translocator: MHDLKFILSLIAIYIMGYFTAMPVGATQIEIAKRSFANLTKAALMIALGSAISDTMYGFIAFFGIAPFLKSEFVMSIFWLGASIILFILGIYTLLHYKKTFSVSAQCDIIKNLKVSFITGFSLAVTNPMMIFWWLAVYQIQKDIGLIVSFNTIEKVIFLLAGGLGIASYLVTLTFILKWAKKFLSEKIEKRINIGLGIALLVFGLYFLIRSLHVLI; encoded by the coding sequence ATGCATGATTTAAAATTTATATTATCGTTGATTGCTATTTATATAATGGGATATTTTACAGCTATGCCTGTGGGGGCCACACAAATAGAGATTGCTAAACGCTCGTTTGCTAACTTAACAAAGGCAGCATTGATGATTGCGCTTGGTTCTGCTATATCTGACACGATGTATGGTTTTATAGCTTTTTTTGGCATAGCACCTTTTTTAAAAAGTGAATTTGTAATGTCAATTTTTTGGCTTGGTGCCAGTATAATTTTATTTATACTGGGTATATATACACTCTTGCACTATAAAAAAACATTTTCTGTTTCGGCTCAATGCGATATAATAAAAAACTTAAAGGTTTCTTTTATTACGGGTTTTTCTTTGGCTGTTACAAATCCAATGATGATCTTTTGGTGGCTTGCAGTATATCAAATACAAAAGGATATAGGACTAATTGTAAGTTTTAATACTATAGAAAAAGTAATTTTTTTACTTGCAGGCGGTTTAGGTATTGCTAGCTACTTAGTAACACTAACTTTTATACTAAAATGGGCGAAAAAATTTTTGTCCGAAAAAATTGAAAAGCGCATTAATATCGGATTAGGTATCGCTTTGCTTGTTTTTGGCCTATATTTTTTAATTAGATCACTTCATGTATTGATTTAA